A region of Bacillota bacterium DNA encodes the following proteins:
- a CDS encoding class I SAM-dependent methyltransferase, translating into MQLSPRLLAIARQVPPERVVADVGTDHALLPVYLVSTGIAPRAIAVELRRGPLDQALRNVQSFGLAGQVELRQGDGLEALAPGEAEVGVIAGLGGDRIVEILEARPEVRASIPCWVLQPMSHAGGLRRWLVSHGYRLADEELVAEGGHVYEVIRAEPGREPPQEALIMEIGPRLWERREPLLAPLLRRRLEEVEARLARPAAAAQAGRGGLERLAARLAEMLAELSPR; encoded by the coding sequence CGAGCGGGTGGTGGCCGACGTGGGCACCGACCACGCGCTGCTGCCGGTCTACCTGGTCTCCACCGGCATCGCGCCCCGGGCCATCGCCGTGGAGCTTCGCCGCGGGCCGCTGGACCAGGCGCTGCGCAACGTGCAGAGCTTCGGGCTCGCCGGCCAGGTGGAGCTGCGCCAGGGCGACGGGCTGGAGGCGCTGGCCCCGGGCGAGGCCGAGGTGGGCGTCATCGCCGGCCTGGGCGGAGACCGGATCGTGGAGATCCTGGAGGCGCGCCCCGAGGTGCGCGCCAGCATCCCCTGCTGGGTGCTCCAGCCCATGAGCCACGCAGGCGGTCTGCGGCGCTGGCTGGTCTCCCACGGCTACCGCCTGGCCGACGAGGAGCTGGTGGCCGAAGGCGGGCACGTCTACGAGGTGATCCGCGCCGAGCCCGGGCGCGAGCCGCCGCAGGAGGCGCTGATCATGGAGATCGGCCCGCGCCTCTGGGAGCGGAGGGAGCCGCTGCTCGCCCCGCTTCTCCGCCGGCGGCTCGAGGAGGTGGAGGCCCGCCTGGCCCGCCCCGCGGCCGCGGCCCAGGCCGGGCGGGGAGGCCTGGAGCGGCTGGCCGCGCGCCTGGCCGAGATGCTGGCCGAGCTCTCCCCGCGTTGA